In one Silene latifolia isolate original U9 population chromosome 10, ASM4854445v1, whole genome shotgun sequence genomic region, the following are encoded:
- the LOC141607693 gene encoding uncharacterized protein LOC141607693 → MAKDNKKKCEFHRDIGHTTEDCYTLRREIRRLYEQGELSHLLPRGGKQRDKSFHIDLPAVAFDEEDIHDSQEHHDALIITLSMVNFTVMKALVDTGSSVNLIMLKTIENMRFSEKDLQKKTIPLVGFSGETANSLGEIVIPTYA, encoded by the exons ATGGCGAAAGACAATAAGAAAAAGTGCGAGTTCCATCGTGACATCGGACATACTACGGAGGATTGCTACACTTTACGCAGGGAGATCAGACGCCTATACGAGCAAGgggagctgagccacctattaccacgtgggggcaagcagcggGATAAG AGTTTCCACATCGACCTGCCTGCTGTCGCCTTCGACGAGGAAGATATACATGATAGCCAGGAACACCATGATGCACTTATCATAACATTATCAATGGTCAATTTCACGGTTATGAAGGCTCTGGTAGATACTGGCAGCTCGGTCAatctaatcatgctgaaaaccatagaaaataTGAGGTTCAGTGAAAAGGACTTACAGAAGAAGACCATCccgctggtaggattcagtggagaaacagctAACTCACTAGGGGAGATCGTGATCCCAACCTACGCATGA